The Lycium ferocissimum isolate CSIRO_LF1 chromosome 1, AGI_CSIRO_Lferr_CH_V1, whole genome shotgun sequence genome includes a region encoding these proteins:
- the LOC132050586 gene encoding glycine-rich protein DC9.1-like codes for MGSKAFLILGLFVAIFVMISSEVVARELAETSTTSEDSKNSNNKNEVHVAHSGGYNGGGYSGGGGYHGGGHGGGGYHGGGHGGGGGYSGGGHGGHGGHGGHGGHGGHGGGGRKCCS; via the exons ATGGGTTCCAAGGCATTTCTGATTCTCGGCCTTTTTGTGGCCATATTTGTAATGATAAGTTCTGAGGTTGTAGCTAGGGAGTTGGCTGAGACTTCCACCACTTCAGAGGACT CAAAGAATTCCAATAATAAGAATGAAGTACATGTAGCCCACTCTGGCGGGTACAATGGCGGTGGATACTCCGGTGGTGGCGGATACCATGGCGGTGGTCACGGTGGTGGCGGATACCATGGCGGCGGTCACGGTGGCGGTGGTGGATATTCTGGCGGTGGACATGGCGGCCACGGTGGACACGGTGGACATGGTGGCCACGGTGGACATGGTGGTGGCGGCCGCAAGTGCTGCTCCTAG